A stretch of the Medicago truncatula cultivar Jemalong A17 chromosome 5, MtrunA17r5.0-ANR, whole genome shotgun sequence genome encodes the following:
- the LOC11415565 gene encoding abscisic acid 8'-hydroxylase CYP707A2 produces the protein MELSIMLCFFTSILFIVLFRIFIKSFVSKRHDLPLPPGSMGWPYIGETFQLYSQDPNVFFASKIKRYGSMFKSHILGCPCVMISSPEAAKFVLNKAQLFKPTFPASKERMLGKQAIFFHQGEYHANLRRLVLRTFMPVAIRNIVPDIESIAEDSLKSMEGRLITTFLEMKTFTFNVALLSIFGKDEIHYREQLKQCYYTLEKGYNSMPINLPGTLFHKAMKARKELAQILAQIISSRREKKEEYKDLLGSFMDEKSGLSDEQIADNVIGVIFAARDTTASVLTWIVKYLGENISVLESVIEEQESILKSKEENGEEKGLNWEDTKKMVITSRVIQETLRVASILSFTFREAVEDVEYQGYLIPKGWKVLPLFRNIHHSPNNFKDPEKFDPSRFEAATKPNTFMPFGSGIHACPGNELAKMEILVLLHHLTTKYRWSVEGTKNGIQYGPFALPQNGLPITLYPKK, from the exons atggaACTAAGTATCATGTTATGTTTCTTTACTTCTATTCTCTTCATTGTTCTGTTCAGAATATTCATCAAATCCTTTGTCTCAAAAAGACATGACTTGCCACTCCCACCTGGTTCAATGGGTTGGCCTTACATAGGAGAAACTTTTCAACTTTATTCTCAAGACCCTAATGTCTTCTTTGCATCAAAAATCAAAAG GTATGGTTCTATGTTCAAGTCTCACATTTTGGGATGTCCATGTGTGATGATTTCAAGTCCTGAAGCAGCAAAATTTGTGCTGAATAAAGCTCAACTTTTCAAGCCAACATTCCCTGCTAGCAAAGAGAGGATGTTGGGAAAACAAGCTATCTTTTTTCATCAAGGAGAGTATCATGCTAATTTAAGAAGACTTGTTCTTCGCACGTTCATGCCGGTAGCCATCAGAAACATTGTTCCTGACATTGAATCCATTGCTGAAGATAGTCTTAAATCAATGGAAGGACGGTTAATCACCACTTTCCTTGAAATGAAAACG TTCACATTCAACGTTGCTCTACTTTCAATTTTTGGAAAAGATGAAATTCACTACCGAGAGCAATTAAAACAGTGTTACTACACTCTAGAAAAAGGGTACAATTCAATGCCAATTAATCTTCCAGGAACACTCTTCCATAAGGCAATGAAAGCTAGAAAAGAACTTGCACAGATCCTAGCTCAAATAATCTCAagtagaagagagaagaaagaagaatacAAAGATTTGTTAGGTTCATTCATGGATGAAAAATCAGGACTAAGTGATGAACAAATAGCAGATAATGTAATTGGAGTTATTTTTGCAGCTCGTGATACCACAGCTAGTGTGCTTACGTGGATTGTTAAGTACCTTGGTGAAAATATCAGTGTCCTAGAATCAGTGATT GAGGAACAAGAATCTATATTGAAGAGcaaagaagaaaatggtgaagaaAAGGGTCTTAATTGGGAAGATACAAAGAAAATGGTTATAACTTCAAGGGTTATTCAAGAGACTCTTAGAGTTGCTTCAATTTTGTCTTTCACTTTTAGAGAAGCAGTTGAAGATGTTGAATATCAAG gGTATCTTATACCAAAAGGGTGGAAAGTATTGCCACTATTTAGGAATATACATCATAGTCCAAATAACTTCAAAGATCCAGAAAAGTTTGATCCTTCAAGATTTGAG GCTGCCACAAAACCCAATACTTTTATGCCATTTGGCAGTGGGATCCACGCTTGTCCTGGCAATGAATTAGCCAAGATGGAGATTTTAGTCCTCTTACACCATCTGACCACAAAGTACAG GTGGTCTGTGGAGGGTACAAAGAATGGGATTCAATATGGCCCTTTTGCTCTTCCCCAAAATGGATTGCCCATAACATTATATCCTAAGAAGTAG